In the Enterococcus saigonensis genome, one interval contains:
- a CDS encoding asparaginase, producing MKKLLVLHTGGTIAMKEDHLTGGVSPDVANPLMDANLEIPADVELVVEDIFNLPSPHVTPTEMLQLKVRIQDAKLSGCDGVVITHGTDTLEETAFFLDTTIGHLLPIVLTGAMRSSNELGSDGLYNFVTAIRVAACEEAIDKGVLVVMNDEIHSARYVTKTHTTNVATFRTPTLGPIGLVTKSRIIFMQEVLPTTHIDVDSVDGMIPIVKAYAGMHGELFEALSQSNIDGLVIEALGAGNLPPDTLPPLKKLLAQSVPIILVSRCFNGIAEAVYDYEGGGAQLQKMGIIFANSINSQKARLKLLIAKNRQLTIAELKTFIEN from the coding sequence ATGAAGAAATTACTTGTTTTGCATACAGGGGGCACGATTGCCATGAAAGAAGACCATTTAACTGGTGGTGTTAGTCCTGATGTAGCCAATCCTTTAATGGATGCCAATTTGGAAATTCCTGCTGACGTTGAGTTGGTGGTCGAAGATATTTTTAATTTACCTAGCCCTCATGTAACACCAACTGAGATGTTACAATTAAAAGTCCGAATTCAAGATGCTAAACTTAGCGGTTGTGATGGTGTCGTTATCACCCATGGTACCGATACATTAGAAGAAACTGCTTTTTTCCTAGATACTACGATTGGACATTTACTACCGATCGTATTAACTGGAGCAATGCGTTCAAGCAATGAACTTGGAAGCGACGGTCTCTACAATTTTGTCACAGCTATTCGTGTTGCTGCATGCGAAGAAGCAATAGATAAAGGCGTATTAGTGGTGATGAATGACGAAATTCACTCAGCCCGATATGTGACTAAAACGCATACTACCAATGTTGCTACTTTTAGAACACCAACACTCGGACCGATTGGCTTGGTGACAAAGAGTCGGATTATTTTTATGCAAGAAGTGTTACCTACTACACATATAGATGTTGATAGCGTTGACGGTATGATTCCCATCGTTAAGGCCTACGCTGGAATGCATGGTGAGTTATTTGAAGCACTCTCCCAAAGCAATATTGATGGTTTAGTTATTGAAGCTCTTGGCGCAGGTAATTTGCCGCCAGATACCCTTCCACCTCTCAAAAAGTTATTGGCTCAATCTGTTCCTATTATTTTAGTTTCCCGCTGTTTTAATGGTATCGCCGAAGCAGTGTATGACTACGAAGGTGGCGGTGCACAATTACAAAAAATGGGAATTATATTTGCTAA
- a CDS encoding Cof-type HAD-IIB family hydrolase — protein MIKAIFFDIDGTLLADNGKVLASSKEAIKKAQAKNIYVGVATGRDPAKVKELLGDVGLDMFVTYNGQLVYTSKQTIYAQSFKPEVLEQVTRFADAHNRSINFGTRSLVSGSRLMRLGQSAIVQRFARFIPRNFPVKTMQNIMQAISFYKKDDHYEKMTILNQPIYQCMMLSPESETELLKRELPDCGFHRSNSFSVDIVPKGGSKLKGIEVFLQHKGIAVSEAMVFGDHYNDISMIKGVGVGVAMGNAKRMTKEAADYVTDTNNHNGIAQALRYYHIIS, from the coding sequence ATGATTAAAGCAATTTTTTTTGATATTGATGGCACACTATTAGCAGACAATGGCAAGGTCTTAGCAAGCAGTAAGGAAGCCATAAAAAAAGCACAAGCAAAAAACATCTATGTTGGCGTGGCGACAGGACGTGATCCAGCAAAAGTAAAAGAACTATTAGGCGACGTTGGTTTGGATATGTTTGTAACGTATAATGGGCAGTTAGTTTATACATCTAAGCAGACAATTTATGCACAGTCTTTTAAGCCTGAAGTTTTAGAACAAGTAACACGTTTTGCCGATGCCCATAATCGTTCGATTAATTTTGGCACACGAAGTCTTGTGTCAGGCAGCCGTTTGATGCGATTGGGACAGTCAGCTATCGTCCAACGTTTCGCGCGTTTTATCCCAAGAAACTTTCCCGTTAAAACCATGCAAAATATTATGCAAGCCATAAGTTTTTATAAAAAAGATGATCACTATGAAAAAATGACAATTCTAAATCAACCGATCTACCAGTGCATGATGTTAAGTCCTGAATCTGAAACAGAACTCTTAAAACGTGAGCTGCCAGACTGTGGCTTTCATCGCTCGAATTCTTTTTCAGTCGATATTGTACCAAAGGGTGGATCGAAATTAAAAGGAATCGAAGTGTTCTTACAGCATAAAGGTATCGCAGTCTCTGAGGCAATGGTTTTTGGCGACCATTATAATGATATTTCGATGATTAAAGGCGTAGGCGTGGGTGTGGCTATGGGAAATGCCAAGCGGATGACTAAAGAAGCAGCCGACTATGTAACAGATACGAACAATCACAACGGTATTGCACAAGCATTACGATATTATCATATTATTTCGTAA